The segment GGTAGTTACAGAAATTAAAGTACATACGACAATCAAGATGACCGTCTATACGGTATACATCCTTTGGTTCTAATTCAACACTGGTAAGCACAAAGTCTAATAAATTATCCTTTACCTCACCGCACACCTCTAATCGTACCGCATCACCACGACGGCGACGACGCAAAGATGCCTCTACTTCCGATAGCAAATCTGTAGCTTCTTCTTCATCGATTTCTAAATCTGCATCACGAGTAATTCGAAACACCATATAATCTTCGATGCCATAACCTTGGAAAAACTGATTTGCGTAATATGTAATGACGTCCTCTAGGTAAACGAATCGATGTTCCTTATTCCCTCGACTTGGGATTTCAATAATACGATCGAGTACGGATGGAATTGGCAAGATAGCAATCTTATAATCCTTAGTACCATCTGGTTGTATTTGAAAGATACGCACAATAGCATTGATGGTATGATTTGTTAAAAATGGGAATGGATGACCAGAGTCAACGGCTAATGGCGTTACAACAGGATAGATATGTTCCTCAAAGTAATGACGTAACCAAGCTTTTGATTTAACATCGAGTAGATCCGGATTAGTAAAGAAGAAACCGTAGTTTTCAAGTTCAGTTAGTACATTGTTTAAATATGTACTTTGCATAGAAACGAGTCGTTGTACAGACTCATCAATGGCCTTTAACTGTGCCTTAGCATCCATATGAGCAGCATCGTACTTAACAATGCCATTCACAACTTGATGGCGTAAACCAGCTACGCGAATCATAAAGAACTCATCTAAATTAGAGCTAGCAATGGCAATAAATCGGAGTCGTTCTAATAACGGAGTATTTGTATCAATAGACTCTAATAGGACGCGCTGATTAAACTTTAACCAAGACAATTCACGATTAAAATAATACTTTGCATTATTGAACATGACGATCCCCTCCCCTTACTAGTACGATTTCCATACCAAATACCTCTGTAAAGTATTCAGAATCGCGATTAAAGGTCCACCATTCTAAGGAGATATCCTCATTAGTACGACAGAATACATATAGTACATTATCTCTTTCTTCCAATGTTACATCAGAGATTTTTTGATTGCTCCCCGCGTCGAGTGCACAAGCAACACGAATAATTGCTACTAGCTTCGTAACCTGAATTTTTTGTAATTCTGTTAATGCATTGAAATACGCATCGTCATCATTTGGTGTTCCCTTGTAGTGGTAATATACAACATTAGCTACTACTTGTTTTTCTTCTTCTGAAAGCCCAAATATATCGGTCCCCATTACGATATGATACGCATGCTCCCCATGATTTCGTAAATTTACAAACTTGCCAACCGAGCAAAGAATGGAAGCTATACGACATAAATATCCCCATCGTTCCGGTAAGCCTTTATGGCGTAAAGCGTTACAGAATAAAGCGCTAAACTTTTCTACCTCCGCATCATGAATACGGTCTGTATGATATCTGGCGGCCACAGCACGGGCTAACTGTGCATTTTGCTCTCGCAACTGATACATAAATGGATTATTCTCTGACTCTACCCCATAGAACCAACTAATGCCTTGAGAGAATGAAAAGCTACTAAAAATTAAAGATTTCGGCCCTATAGCCGTAATAATTTCATTAAATAAAATCATGGTAGGCATTAAAATATTAGCCTTATATTCAGGTAATTTATAACGGTTCATCAACTTTGTTGCAGTTACACCATCAAAAGAATTAATAAGACCTTTAAATCGTTCTGGCTCAACAGTAATGATATCTTCTTTATTATTTTCTTGTCCCATTAAATGAGTCATATATTGCGCTTCGTCACCAGATAAGACAATACTATCAATATTAAAGGTTTGTAGTTCTTCACGGAGTGGTCCAATCATACGATGTAAATATTCCGTAATAGCCCTTGGAAATGATATAGAAGATCGTTGATTTCGATTAAATGACTCCATAACACGTAAGGAACCACTATGCATATTGCGTTGGAACAGTAAGCTTTCACCGCGCCAAACTGTTAAACCGACCCCACCAGATGTAATATCTAAGAATAATGTAGCC is part of the Veillonella nakazawae genome and harbors:
- a CDS encoding phosphatase, translating into MALPKALRYAVLHVGSSSMSITILEYKGIDDVRVIDYAAREVTFGEELFQTSRLSFKTIEEICHILKGYKQLMADYGVTRSKLYGTTVIREATNRRSILDQIYIQTGMRVEVIDMPKEVYYKYALLYYKMTHQYHLTDPTKATLFLDITSGGVGLTVWRGESLLFQRNMHSGSLRVMESFNRNQRSSISFPRAITEYLHRMIGPLREELQTFNIDSIVLSGDEAQYMTHLMGQENNKEDIITVEPERFKGLINSFDGVTATKLMNRYKLPEYKANILMPTMILFNEIITAIGPKSLIFSSFSFSQGISWFYGVESENNPFMYQLREQNAQLARAVAARYHTDRIHDAEVEKFSALFCNALRHKGLPERWGYLCRIASILCSVGKFVNLRNHGEHAYHIVMGTDIFGLSEEEKQVVANVVYYHYKGTPNDDDAYFNALTELQKIQVTKLVAIIRVACALDAGSNQKISDVTLEERDNVLYVFCRTNEDISLEWWTFNRDSEYFTEVFGMEIVLVRGGDRHVQ